A stretch of the Streptomyces sp. NBC_01428 genome encodes the following:
- a CDS encoding dihydrofolate reductase family protein: protein MSDVSAGTGKVVVNRAMSLDGFIAGRGNAMDWVAEYLPADAFPEVMAATGAMLVGRGTYEVAKRMTHEGAAYDGGAQFVLTHRPPDEPDPTVTFLTCGLEEAVATARGAAGGKNLEILGADVAAQCLQSGLVDEILVYVVPVLLGDGVRFSPPSLDRIDLEPFDNTQSGAITMLRFRVRK from the coding sequence ATGAGCGATGTGAGTGCCGGCACCGGCAAAGTGGTCGTGAACAGGGCGATGTCGCTGGACGGCTTCATCGCCGGTCGTGGCAACGCGATGGACTGGGTTGCCGAGTACCTGCCTGCGGACGCGTTCCCGGAGGTCATGGCGGCCACGGGTGCCATGCTCGTCGGGCGGGGCACGTACGAAGTCGCCAAGCGAATGACCCACGAGGGCGCCGCTTACGACGGGGGAGCACAGTTCGTCCTCACGCACCGGCCTCCCGACGAGCCGGACCCCACCGTCACATTCCTCACCTGTGGACTTGAGGAAGCCGTTGCCACGGCACGCGGCGCCGCCGGCGGCAAGAACCTGGAGATCCTCGGTGCCGACGTGGCGGCTCAGTGCCTGCAGAGCGGGCTCGTCGACGAGATCCTCGTGTATGTCGTACCGGTGCTCCTGGGCGACGGCGTCCGCTTCTCACCCCCGAGCCTCGACAGGATCGACCTGGAGCCCTTCGACAACACCCAGTCGGGCGCCATCACGATGCTCCGCTTCCGGGTGCGAAAGTAG
- a CDS encoding non-ribosomal peptide synthetase, whose product MSAVQHTSLPLTAAQSGVWFAHQLNPNSPVYNVGEFVEIHGPVDAGLFETALDQVVREAGTLHIRPTEDADGPRQVLGDPAAPRLRTIDVTGEPDPEAAAHAYISGQMARPVDLADGELYSYALIRLGDDRYFWHQRYHHVVVDAFGAAALTARVARVYTALAAGESTSEGAFLPLETLLEDEAAYRASEQYAKDRAHWGERFARRPEETATFAGSGRAAPPSDTFLRRTATLSPDVLDGLRSTARASRTTWSAMIVAAVAAHLHRVTGIRDITLGIPVSARHGANARKIPGMVSNELPLRVHVSPDTTVGELVRNVAVELRNLLRHQRYPYGDLRRDLRLLDEGRHLFGPMVNIMPFDFDVTFAGHPITVHNVSNGPVGDLSLAVYERSDGSGLQFSFDANPALYESGELALIQERFIALLTAMASADAGLPLGRLDTLTPPEIDAALAVAGAPARPVGPATVTDVFAAQAARTPDATALVDPGRSMTFRQLNAQANQLAHLLTGLGAGPERCVALALPRSADTVVAMLGVLKAGAAYVPIDPDHPAERTAQVLAEADPVLVLTTAALADSLPPAHATRVLLLEDAGLGLPGLPDSDPADADRTGPLLPAHLAYVIYTSGSTGRPKGVAVEHHSLSNLYEHHRRVFIEPAVAEGGGEQFRVALTNAFVFDASWTALLWLVAGHELHVIDDATRRDAGALAAYADRHAVDLLDTTPTHARQLLSAGLLDGGHRPRVLVLGGEAVPDDLWAELRATPGLTARNVYGPTECTVDSMYCDLRVADAPVIGRTVDNLRAYVLDSALRPVAEGATGELFLAGAGVARGYLGRAALTAERFVADPFGAPGERMYRTGDLARRGPDGLLRYAGRADTQVKLRGFRIETGEIESVLATHPAVAQCGVVVREDGSAVRRLIAYVVTAPGHLAPEAGELREHLGAALPEYMVPAAFVALDALPLTHNGKLDRNALPAPEITAAADSRAPRTSVEKTLCALYAELLGAESVGIDDSFFALGGDSPLAVRLAARAREASVIVRPRDVFQLKTVAALAEVARIAEPTEQRPLRAEHPLPDLDLADTAALIAAHPGHSDVLPLTPLQEGMLFHAQYDSDGDSNSDGDGGTRGSSVDPYVAQSTHELSGPLRTELLRAACDTVLSHHSCLRAAFTRTASGRAVQVITDASAAPWDERDLTGLPEDVQQQRIEAELASDRARPFAMADAPLVRFLLVRLSAERHVLVFTGHHIVLDGASLALVMDDLLGVYEALCGGSLAAGLAVADTTSGVTLRDYAAWLAAQDTPAATEAWTTALAGVDEPTLLVPDAGPDRPPVLPEEVRVTLDPARTAAVATAARSRSLTLNSVVQTAWAVTLAQLTGRDDVLFGTTVSVRPADLPGADELAGLFINTVPVRVRLDPAEPLESLSARVQDEQAALSAHHHLGLADIRRSTGLDRLFDTSTVFENHSGTTGALAGTTASGLTVTPTGGYGATHYALTLIAEPGAELTLRLAHRPDLVDRSQALAVAERVARFLDAFASAPDASLATVHLLSAPERARVLVEFNAADAPSSDSSLPRRIAEQVARTPGAVALTGCGGTLAYAELEDRSARLAHRLLALGVRPEEPVAVLQERSPELIVTLLAVLKAGGAYMPLDPRSPADRLRAMTKGSEARILLTDRASHEAAQALDPEQLLVVDEPLPDLTSPVGPLPDVRPDQLAYVLFTSGSTGEPKGVGVTHRAVLDLGGDSAFASAAHRSVLQHSTQAFDAATYEMWVPLLSGGQVVLAPPAELDGPALEKLVAEHGVTAVWLTAGLFHLLAEESPQSFSGLREVWAGGDVVPGQAVRRVMAACPGLTVVDGYGPTETTVFAARHRMRPGDEIPGTVPVGRPLDGMRAYVLDSALRPVPVGVAGELHLSGAGLARGYLNRARATAERFVADPYGAPGERMYRTGDLVRWTGEGELVFLGRADDQIKIRGFRVEPGEIEAALVRHPAVAQCCVLAREDSPGLKRLAAYVVPPAGSESPTAAELRAHLAPLLADYQVPAAFVPLAALPLTRNGKIDRRALPVPEFTAAGDGRLPATPREELLCALFGEVLGIEGVGPDDSFFALGGDSIVSVRLVARARRAGLALTARDVFTLHTPAALAETASDLGPESTEGAGEPDLPLMTLPDLELDELVAEWESAQ is encoded by the coding sequence ATGTCTGCTGTCCAGCACACTTCGCTGCCATTGACGGCGGCCCAGAGTGGGGTCTGGTTCGCCCATCAGCTGAACCCGAATTCCCCCGTCTACAACGTCGGGGAATTCGTGGAGATCCACGGCCCGGTCGATGCGGGGCTCTTCGAGACGGCCCTGGACCAAGTGGTGCGCGAGGCCGGGACGTTGCACATCCGGCCGACCGAGGACGCGGACGGACCGCGCCAGGTGCTCGGCGACCCGGCCGCGCCCCGACTGCGTACGATCGACGTCACCGGCGAACCCGATCCGGAGGCCGCGGCGCACGCGTACATCTCCGGGCAGATGGCCCGGCCGGTCGACCTGGCGGACGGCGAGCTGTACTCGTACGCACTGATTCGGCTGGGCGACGACCGGTACTTCTGGCACCAGCGCTACCACCACGTGGTCGTCGACGCGTTCGGGGCCGCCGCCCTGACAGCGCGGGTCGCGCGGGTCTACACCGCTCTGGCCGCCGGGGAGAGCACGAGCGAGGGGGCCTTCCTCCCGCTGGAGACGCTGCTGGAGGACGAGGCCGCGTACCGCGCCTCGGAGCAGTACGCGAAGGACCGCGCCCACTGGGGCGAGCGGTTCGCCCGCCGGCCCGAGGAGACCGCGACGTTCGCGGGGTCGGGCCGGGCCGCCCCGCCGTCGGACACCTTCCTGCGACGCACCGCGACCCTCTCCCCCGACGTGCTCGACGGCCTCCGGTCCACCGCCCGGGCATCCCGCACCACCTGGTCGGCGATGATCGTCGCGGCGGTCGCCGCCCATCTCCACCGTGTCACCGGAATACGTGACATCACGCTCGGAATTCCGGTCAGCGCGCGGCACGGAGCGAACGCCCGGAAGATACCGGGAATGGTGTCGAACGAACTCCCGTTGCGCGTCCATGTTTCCCCGGACACGACGGTCGGGGAACTCGTACGGAATGTCGCCGTGGAACTCAGGAATCTGCTGCGGCATCAACGCTATCCGTATGGAGACCTGCGCCGGGATCTGCGACTGCTGGACGAGGGGCGCCATCTTTTCGGCCCGATGGTCAACATCATGCCGTTCGATTTCGACGTCACGTTCGCCGGACATCCGATCACCGTTCACAACGTGTCGAACGGTCCGGTCGGCGACCTGTCGCTCGCCGTCTACGAACGCTCCGACGGCAGCGGTCTGCAGTTCTCCTTCGACGCGAACCCCGCGCTCTACGAGTCCGGCGAACTGGCCCTGATCCAGGAGCGGTTCATCGCTCTCCTGACGGCGATGGCCTCGGCCGACGCCGGTCTGCCGCTGGGCCGGCTGGACACCCTCACCCCGCCCGAGATCGACGCCGCCCTGGCCGTGGCAGGTGCGCCGGCCCGTCCGGTCGGCCCGGCCACCGTCACCGACGTGTTCGCCGCCCAGGCGGCCCGTACCCCCGACGCCACCGCCTTGGTCGATCCGGGCCGCTCCATGACGTTCCGTCAACTCAACGCACAGGCCAATCAGTTGGCGCATCTGCTGACCGGACTCGGCGCGGGGCCGGAACGGTGCGTCGCGCTCGCCCTGCCCCGCTCCGCCGACACGGTCGTCGCCATGCTCGGTGTGCTGAAGGCCGGCGCGGCCTACGTGCCGATCGACCCCGATCATCCGGCCGAACGTACCGCACAGGTCCTCGCGGAGGCGGACCCGGTCCTCGTCCTGACCACGGCAGCCCTCGCCGACAGTCTGCCCCCGGCGCACGCCACCCGGGTGCTGCTCCTGGAGGATGCCGGGCTCGGTCTCCCGGGGCTGCCCGACAGCGACCCGGCCGACGCCGACCGCACCGGACCGCTGCTGCCCGCCCATCTCGCGTACGTCATCTACACCTCCGGCTCCACCGGTCGCCCCAAGGGTGTCGCCGTCGAGCACCACAGCCTGAGCAACCTCTACGAGCATCACCGGCGCGTCTTCATCGAGCCGGCCGTGGCCGAGGGGGGCGGGGAACAGTTCCGGGTGGCGCTGACCAACGCGTTCGTCTTCGACGCCTCCTGGACGGCCCTGCTCTGGCTGGTCGCCGGGCACGAACTGCACGTCATCGACGACGCGACGCGCAGGGACGCCGGAGCGCTCGCCGCCTATGCCGACCGGCACGCCGTCGACCTCCTCGACACCACCCCCACGCACGCCCGCCAGCTGCTCTCCGCCGGGCTGCTCGACGGAGGGCACCGGCCCCGGGTCCTGGTCCTCGGCGGCGAGGCCGTCCCCGACGACCTGTGGGCCGAACTGCGGGCCACCCCGGGTCTGACCGCCCGCAACGTGTACGGGCCGACCGAGTGCACCGTCGACTCGATGTACTGCGATCTGCGGGTCGCGGACGCCCCGGTGATCGGCCGCACCGTCGACAACCTGCGCGCCTACGTCCTCGACAGCGCGCTGCGCCCGGTCGCGGAGGGAGCGACCGGCGAACTCTTCCTGGCGGGTGCCGGGGTGGCCCGGGGCTATCTCGGCCGGGCCGCGCTCACCGCGGAACGGTTCGTCGCCGACCCCTTCGGCGCACCGGGCGAGCGCATGTACCGCACCGGCGACCTGGCCCGTCGCGGACCGGACGGGCTCCTGCGCTATGCGGGACGTGCCGACACGCAGGTCAAGCTGCGCGGGTTCCGGATCGAGACGGGTGAGATCGAGTCGGTGCTCGCCACGCATCCGGCCGTCGCCCAGTGCGGTGTCGTGGTGCGCGAGGACGGCTCGGCGGTCCGCCGGCTGATCGCCTACGTCGTCACGGCACCGGGCCACCTCGCTCCGGAGGCGGGCGAGTTGAGGGAACACCTCGGTGCGGCCCTGCCGGAGTACATGGTCCCGGCGGCCTTCGTCGCGCTGGACGCGCTGCCCCTGACCCACAACGGCAAGCTCGACCGGAACGCCCTGCCCGCGCCGGAGATCACGGCGGCCGCCGACAGTCGGGCCCCGCGCACCTCCGTCGAGAAGACCCTGTGCGCTCTGTACGCCGAGCTTCTCGGCGCGGAGAGCGTCGGCATCGACGACAGCTTCTTCGCCCTGGGCGGCGACTCCCCGCTGGCGGTGCGTCTCGCGGCACGGGCTCGGGAGGCCTCCGTGATCGTGCGGCCCCGGGACGTGTTCCAGCTCAAGACCGTCGCCGCCCTCGCCGAGGTCGCTCGCATCGCGGAGCCCACCGAGCAGCGCCCCCTCCGCGCCGAGCACCCTCTGCCGGACCTGGACCTCGCCGACACCGCGGCCCTCATCGCCGCCCATCCCGGCCACAGCGACGTGCTGCCACTCACCCCGCTCCAGGAGGGCATGCTCTTCCACGCCCAGTACGACAGCGACGGCGACAGCAACTCCGACGGCGACGGCGGCACGCGGGGCTCGTCCGTCGACCCGTACGTCGCGCAGTCCACGCACGAGCTGTCGGGTCCCCTGCGGACGGAGCTGCTGCGGGCCGCCTGTGACACCGTTCTGAGTCATCACTCCTGTCTGCGGGCCGCCTTCACCCGCACCGCGTCCGGCCGGGCCGTGCAGGTGATCACCGACGCGTCCGCCGCGCCCTGGGACGAGCGCGATCTGACCGGCCTACCCGAGGACGTCCAACAGCAGCGCATTGAGGCCGAGTTGGCGTCCGACCGTGCCCGCCCCTTCGCCATGGCGGACGCTCCCCTCGTCAGGTTCCTGCTGGTGCGGCTGTCCGCCGAGCGGCACGTCCTCGTCTTCACCGGTCACCACATCGTCCTGGACGGCGCGTCGCTCGCCCTGGTGATGGACGACCTCCTCGGCGTCTACGAGGCGTTGTGCGGCGGATCGCTCGCCGCCGGGCTCGCGGTGGCCGACACGACGTCGGGTGTCACGCTCAGGGACTACGCGGCCTGGCTCGCCGCACAGGACACGCCGGCGGCGACGGAGGCGTGGACCACAGCCCTGGCGGGTGTCGACGAACCGACGCTTCTGGTGCCGGACGCCGGGCCCGACCGGCCCCCGGTCCTCCCCGAGGAAGTCCGGGTGACGCTCGACCCGGCCCGCACCGCGGCCGTGGCCACGGCCGCCCGGTCCCGCTCCCTGACGCTGAACAGCGTCGTCCAGACAGCCTGGGCGGTGACGCTGGCCCAGCTCACCGGCCGTGACGACGTGCTCTTCGGGACGACCGTCTCGGTGCGCCCCGCCGACCTGCCGGGCGCGGACGAGCTGGCAGGTCTGTTCATCAACACCGTGCCGGTACGGGTGCGGCTGGATCCGGCGGAACCGCTGGAGAGCCTGTCGGCGCGCGTCCAGGACGAGCAGGCGGCCCTGTCGGCGCATCATCACCTGGGCCTCGCCGACATCCGCAGGTCAACGGGTCTCGACCGGCTCTTCGACACGTCCACGGTCTTCGAGAACCACTCCGGCACCACCGGAGCCCTCGCCGGCACCACGGCCTCGGGCCTGACCGTCACGCCGACCGGCGGCTACGGCGCCACCCACTACGCGCTGACCTTGATCGCCGAACCCGGTGCGGAGCTGACCCTGCGGCTCGCCCACCGGCCCGACCTCGTGGACCGCAGCCAGGCCCTGGCCGTCGCCGAGCGGGTCGCCCGCTTCCTCGACGCTTTCGCGTCGGCACCCGACGCCTCCCTCGCCACCGTGCACCTGCTCTCGGCGCCGGAACGGGCGCGTGTCCTCGTGGAGTTCAACGCCGCCGACGCCCCTTCCTCCGACTCCTCACTCCCCCGGCGGATCGCCGAGCAGGTGGCGCGCACTCCGGGCGCCGTGGCCCTCACGGGCTGCGGCGGCACACTGGCCTACGCCGAACTCGAGGACCGTAGCGCCCGGTTGGCGCATCGGCTGCTGGCACTGGGTGTGCGGCCCGAGGAGCCGGTGGCCGTTCTCCAGGAACGCTCGCCCGAGTTGATCGTCACCCTGCTGGCCGTGCTCAAGGCGGGCGGCGCCTACATGCCGCTCGACCCGCGCTCCCCCGCCGACCGGCTGCGCGCCATGACGAAGGGTTCGGAGGCCCGGATCCTGCTGACCGACCGTGCCTCCCACGAGGCCGCGCAGGCCCTGGACCCCGAGCAGCTTCTCGTCGTGGACGAACCGCTCCCCGACCTCACCTCCCCGGTCGGCCCGCTGCCCGACGTCCGGCCCGACCAGCTCGCGTACGTCCTGTTCACGTCCGGATCGACGGGCGAGCCGAAGGGTGTCGGAGTCACCCACCGCGCGGTTCTCGACCTGGGCGGCGACAGCGCGTTCGCCTCAGCGGCGCACCGGTCGGTGCTCCAGCACTCCACCCAGGCCTTCGACGCGGCGACGTACGAGATGTGGGTGCCGCTGCTGAGCGGCGGGCAGGTCGTCCTCGCGCCGCCTGCCGAGTTGGACGGTCCCGCGCTGGAGAAGCTGGTGGCCGAGCACGGTGTGACCGCCGTGTGGCTGACGGCCGGCTTGTTCCACCTCCTCGCCGAGGAGTCGCCGCAGTCGTTCTCCGGGTTGCGGGAGGTGTGGGCGGGCGGCGACGTCGTCCCCGGCCAGGCTGTCCGCAGGGTCATGGCCGCCTGCCCGGGACTGACCGTCGTGGACGGCTACGGCCCGACCGAGACCACCGTCTTCGCGGCCCGGCACCGCATGCGCCCCGGGGACGAGATCCCGGGCACCGTCCCGGTCGGGCGCCCCCTGGACGGCATGCGCGCGTACGTCCTCGACAGCGCGCTGCGTCCGGTGCCCGTCGGTGTCGCGGGTGAACTGCACCTGTCCGGAGCGGGACTTGCGCGCGGGTATCTGAACCGGGCGCGGGCCACGGCCGAGCGTTTCGTCGCCGACCCGTACGGCGCGCCCGGCGAGCGCATGTACCGCACCGGCGACCTGGTCCGCTGGACCGGCGAGGGCGAGTTGGTGTTCCTCGGCCGAGCCGACGACCAGATCAAGATCCGCGGGTTCCGCGTCGAGCCCGGTGAGATCGAGGCCGCGCTGGTCCGGCATCCGGCGGTGGCCCAGTGCTGCGTCCTCGCCCGGGAGGACAGTCCCGGCCTCAAACGGCTTGCCGCCTACGTCGTACCGCCCGCCGGGAGCGAGTCGCCCACCGCCGCCGAACTCCGTGCCCATCTGGCTCCGTTGCTGGCCGACTACCAGGTGCCGGCCGCGTTCGTGCCGCTGGCCGCGCTCCCGCTGACCCGTAACGGCAAGATCGACCGACGGGCTCTGCCCGTACCGGAGTTCACCGCGGCCGGTGACGGACGTCTGCCCGCCACTCCTCGGGAGGAACTGCTGTGCGCCCTTTTCGGAGAGGTCCTCGGCATCGAGGGGGTCGGCCCCGACGACAGCTTCTTCGCCCTCGGGGGCGACTCGATCGTGTCCGTCCGGCTGGTCGCCCGGGCCCGCCGGGCGGGACTCGCCCTGACCGCCCGTGACGTCTTCACCCTCCACACCCCGGCCGCCCTCGCTGAGACGGCGTCCGACCTGGGACCGGAGTCCACCGAGGGGGCCGGGGAGCCGGACCTGCCCTTGATGACCCTGCCCGACCTCGAACTCGACGAGCTGGTGGCCGAATGGGAGTCCGCCCAGTGA